In Thermococcus sp. JdF3, a genomic segment contains:
- a CDS encoding hydrogenase maturation protease: protein MRTLILALGNELMKDDGIGLKAGRILSEKGYNVLDVGTDIFMLSAHYKGEERLIIIDAILSEKFRPGEIIHLRGEEVFDKLKAEIRSAHFMGAIDGLKLLMAMDERLAKADIHFIGVVAKEIDLGMELSEEVEKALPKVVELVEKLAETES from the coding sequence ATGAGAACCCTCATCCTTGCACTCGGCAACGAACTGATGAAGGACGATGGAATAGGACTGAAGGCCGGCAGAATACTCTCGGAAAAGGGCTACAACGTCCTCGATGTCGGCACGGACATATTCATGCTCTCCGCCCACTACAAAGGCGAGGAGCGGTTGATAATCATCGATGCAATCCTGAGCGAAAAGTTCCGGCCGGGCGAGATAATCCACCTGAGGGGCGAGGAAGTCTTCGATAAGCTGAAGGCCGAGATAAGGAGCGCCCACTTTATGGGAGCGATAGACGGCCTTAAGCTCCTTATGGCTATGGACGAGCGCCTTGCCAAAGCCGATATCCACTTTATCGGCGTCGTCGCGAAGGAGATAGACCTCGGAATGGAGCTCAGCGAGGAAGTCGAGAAGGCCCTTCCCAAAGTGGTCGAACTCGTTGAAAAACTTGCAGAAACTGAATCATAG
- the hydA gene encoding NADPH-dependent hydrogenase/sulfhydrogenase 1 subunit alpha translates to MKNLYLPITVDHIARVEGKGGVEIVVGDEGVKEVKLNIIEGPRFFEAITVGKKLDEALAVYPRICSFCSAAHKLTAVEAAEKAIGFTPREEIQALREVLYIGDMIESHALHLYLLVLPDYLGYSNPLKMVNEYKKEIGIALDLKNLGSWMMDELGARAIHQENVVLGGFGKLPDKATLETMKKRLQEALPKAEYTFELFSKLEQYGEVEGPIIHMAVKPRGDVYGIYGDYIKVSDGFEFPVEDYKKHIVEKVVEHSFAKHSFYKGEKPFMVGALPRLVNNAETLYGRARELYESHRDLLRPTNPFANNLAQALELVYFTERAIDLIDEALAKWPIAPRDRVEVKDGFGVSATEAPRGIVTYALEVKDGRVAYADIITPTAYNFAMMEVHVRMMAEKHYNDDPERLKYLTEMVVRAYDPCISCSVHVARL, encoded by the coding sequence ATGAAGAACCTTTACCTTCCCATCACCGTTGACCACATAGCGCGCGTTGAGGGCAAGGGCGGCGTTGAGATAGTCGTCGGCGACGAGGGTGTCAAGGAGGTCAAGCTCAACATCATCGAGGGGCCAAGGTTCTTCGAGGCCATCACCGTGGGTAAGAAGCTCGACGAGGCCCTGGCGGTCTACCCGAGGATATGCTCATTCTGTTCGGCTGCCCACAAGCTCACCGCGGTGGAGGCCGCCGAAAAGGCGATAGGCTTCACACCGCGCGAGGAAATCCAGGCACTCAGAGAGGTCCTCTACATCGGCGACATGATAGAGAGCCACGCGCTCCACCTGTACCTCCTCGTCCTCCCGGACTACCTCGGCTACTCCAACCCGCTCAAGATGGTGAACGAGTACAAGAAGGAGATAGGCATAGCCCTCGACCTCAAGAACCTCGGAAGCTGGATGATGGACGAACTCGGAGCGAGGGCGATACACCAGGAGAACGTGGTCCTCGGAGGCTTCGGCAAGCTGCCCGACAAGGCCACCCTTGAGACCATGAAGAAGCGCCTTCAGGAGGCCCTCCCAAAGGCCGAGTACACCTTCGAGCTGTTCTCCAAGCTCGAGCAGTACGGGGAGGTCGAGGGGCCGATAATCCACATGGCGGTAAAGCCGAGGGGAGACGTCTACGGCATCTACGGCGACTACATCAAGGTGAGCGACGGTTTCGAGTTCCCGGTCGAGGACTACAAGAAGCACATCGTCGAGAAGGTCGTTGAGCACAGCTTCGCCAAGCACAGCTTCTACAAGGGCGAGAAGCCCTTTATGGTCGGTGCGCTTCCGAGGCTGGTCAACAACGCGGAGACACTCTACGGAAGGGCCAGGGAGCTCTACGAGAGCCACAGAGACCTGCTCAGGCCGACCAACCCCTTCGCGAACAACCTCGCCCAGGCGCTTGAGCTGGTCTACTTCACGGAGAGGGCTATCGACCTCATAGACGAGGCCCTCGCCAAGTGGCCGATAGCACCGAGGGACAGGGTTGAGGTGAAGGACGGCTTTGGCGTCAGCGCCACCGAGGCCCCGCGCGGAATCGTCACCTACGCCCTTGAGGTCAAGGACGGAAGGGTTGCCTACGCGGACATAATCACGCCGACGGCCTACAACTTCGCCATGATGGAGGTCCACGTCAGGATGATGGCGGAGAAGCACTACAACGACGACCCGGAGAGGCTCAAGTACCTCACCGAGATGGTCGTTCGCGCCTACGACCCGTGCATCTCCTGTTCGGTGCACGTGGCGAGGCTCTGA
- the sufC gene encoding Fe-S cluster assembly ATPase SufC, with product MLKVENLQVSVEGRAILKGLTLEVNPGEFHVVMGPNGSGKSTLALTIAGHPRYSVEGGRILFDGEDITGFGPDERARRGIMLAFQHPHEVEGVRIIEFLQQVLVETKGVDPVEAYDRIVKKAEELWFREEDLHRYVNVGFSGGERKRLELLQALLIEPKLLILDEPDSGVDVDSLSVISRKIEELHQRGTAVLLITHYGRILGHLDREKLRVHVMKDGRIVKTGSGELVERIESEGFGRIFEEVGE from the coding sequence ATGCTCAAAGTTGAGAACCTTCAAGTCTCGGTGGAGGGCAGGGCCATACTCAAAGGCCTTACCCTCGAAGTGAATCCAGGTGAGTTTCACGTTGTCATGGGACCGAACGGCTCTGGGAAATCAACGCTGGCCCTCACAATAGCCGGTCATCCCAGGTACTCCGTGGAGGGCGGAAGGATACTCTTCGACGGGGAGGATATAACCGGCTTTGGCCCCGACGAGCGGGCCAGGAGGGGGATAATGCTGGCCTTCCAGCACCCCCACGAGGTTGAGGGCGTTAGGATCATCGAGTTCCTCCAGCAGGTTCTGGTTGAGACGAAGGGCGTTGATCCCGTAGAGGCCTACGACAGGATAGTCAAAAAGGCGGAGGAGCTGTGGTTCCGGGAGGAGGACCTTCACCGCTACGTTAACGTTGGCTTCTCTGGAGGCGAGAGGAAGCGACTTGAGCTCCTCCAGGCGCTCCTCATAGAGCCGAAGCTCCTCATCCTGGATGAACCTGACAGCGGCGTCGACGTTGACTCCCTGAGCGTCATCAGCAGGAAGATAGAGGAGCTACACCAGCGCGGCACGGCCGTGCTCCTCATCACACACTACGGCAGGATACTCGGACACCTCGATCGGGAGAAGCTCAGGGTCCACGTAATGAAGGACGGCAGGATAGTGAAGACCGGAAGCGGCGAACTGGTGGAGAGGATAGAGAGCGAGGGCTTCGGCAGGATATTCGAGGAGGTGGGAGAATGA
- a CDS encoding type II toxin-antitoxin system VapC family toxin yields the protein MRNVLLDTSILIEHFKGNPKARKILLGLIDSGDTLFVNPIVFSEVVYLLIGFYSGVSPRSIKGKPERLPSELDLIFESLQEYAFVELGGRTSQIAKNLIQKYAMLPNDALILATCIEHGFALATLDDDFPGPAKAEGVELITG from the coding sequence ATGAGGAACGTCTTGCTAGATACCTCGATTCTTATTGAGCACTTCAAGGGGAACCCTAAAGCCAGGAAAATCCTTTTGGGTCTCATAGATTCGGGTGACACCCTCTTTGTGAATCCAATAGTCTTCAGTGAGGTTGTCTACCTCCTGATCGGCTTCTATTCTGGTGTATCCCCGAGGAGTATAAAGGGAAAACCTGAAAGACTGCCTTCAGAACTGGATCTGATTTTTGAATCCCTTCAAGAGTATGCCTTTGTCGAACTCGGCGGGAGGACGTCTCAAATAGCCAAAAACCTCATCCAAAAGTACGCCATGCTCCCTAACGATGCACTGATTCTTGCAACCTGCATCGAGCACGGTTTTGCACTGGCAACTCTCGATGACGACTTTCCTGGCCCCGCGAAGGCGGAAGGTGTTGAACTTATAACGGGGTGA
- the hydD gene encoding NADPH-dependent hydrogenase/sulfhydrogenase 1 subunit delta, whose amino-acid sequence MEGKVRIGFYALTSCYGCQLQLAMMDEILQLLPHAEIVCWFMLERDSYEDEPVDIAFIEGSVSTEEEVELVKKIRENAKIVVAVGSCAVHGGVQSWEKDKSLEELWKTVYGDGKVKFEPKMAEPVENYIKVDYRIYGCPPEKKDFLYALGTFLVGSWPEDIDYPVCVECRLKGHPCVLIEKGEPCLGPITRAGCDARCPGFGVACIGCRGAIGYDVAWFDSLAKTFKEKGLTKEDILQRMKMFNAHNPKLEEMVEKIFQGVEE is encoded by the coding sequence ATGGAAGGAAAGGTCAGAATTGGGTTTTACGCTCTCACCTCATGCTACGGCTGTCAGCTCCAGCTGGCCATGATGGACGAGATACTCCAGCTGCTCCCGCACGCGGAAATCGTCTGCTGGTTCATGCTTGAGCGCGACAGCTACGAGGACGAGCCTGTGGACATAGCCTTCATCGAGGGAAGCGTCTCCACCGAGGAGGAAGTCGAGCTCGTCAAGAAGATACGCGAGAACGCGAAGATAGTCGTCGCCGTCGGTTCCTGTGCCGTCCACGGCGGTGTGCAGAGCTGGGAGAAGGACAAGAGCCTTGAGGAGCTCTGGAAGACCGTCTACGGCGACGGAAAAGTCAAGTTCGAGCCGAAGATGGCCGAGCCGGTCGAGAACTACATCAAAGTCGACTACCGCATCTACGGCTGCCCGCCGGAGAAGAAGGACTTCCTCTACGCCCTCGGTACCTTCCTCGTCGGCTCGTGGCCGGAGGACATAGACTACCCGGTCTGCGTCGAGTGCAGGCTGAAGGGACACCCGTGCGTACTCATAGAGAAAGGAGAGCCGTGCCTTGGCCCGATAACGAGGGCCGGCTGCGACGCGAGGTGCCCGGGATTCGGGGTGGCGTGCATCGGTTGCCGCGGCGCGATAGGCTACGACGTTGCCTGGTTCGACTCACTAGCCAAGACATTCAAGGAGAAGGGACTCACCAAGGAGGATATACTCCAGCGCATGAAGATGTTCAACGCCCACAACCCGAAGCTCGAAGAGATGGTTGAGAAGATATTCCAGGGGGTGGAAGAATGA
- the hydB gene encoding NADPH-dependent hydrogenase/sulfhydrogenase 1 subunit beta: MRYVKLPKENTHVFLERLKEWGKLYAPVKISEKFYDFREIDDVKKVEFSYNRTIMPPKKFFFLPREKLFEFNLAKAEYKEVIEDVEPFVLFGLHACDIFGLKVLDTVYLDELPDKYYKVRREKGIIIGISCMPDEYCFCNLRETDFADDGFDLFLHELPDGWLVRVGTPTGHRIVDKNIKLFEEVTTEDICNFREFENKRSKAFKYHEDWSNLRYLLELEMEHPMWDEQAEICLACGNCNTTCPTCRCYEVQDIVSLDGETGYRERRWDSCQLRSHGLVAGNHNFRPTKKDRFRNRYLCKNSYNEKLGISFCVGCGRCTYFCPAGISFVKNLRTIMGLEEKTCPGEVSEEIPKRGFAYASEIRGEDI, translated from the coding sequence TTGAGATACGTTAAGCTCCCGAAGGAAAACACCCACGTTTTCCTTGAAAGGCTGAAGGAGTGGGGCAAGCTCTACGCCCCGGTTAAGATATCCGAGAAGTTCTACGACTTCAGGGAAATAGACGACGTCAAAAAGGTGGAGTTCAGTTACAACAGGACGATAATGCCGCCGAAGAAGTTCTTCTTCCTGCCGAGGGAGAAGCTCTTCGAGTTCAACCTTGCAAAAGCGGAGTACAAGGAGGTCATAGAGGACGTCGAGCCCTTCGTGCTCTTCGGTCTCCACGCCTGCGACATCTTCGGCCTCAAGGTGCTCGACACCGTGTACCTCGACGAGCTCCCGGACAAGTACTACAAGGTCCGCAGGGAGAAGGGCATAATCATAGGCATCAGCTGTATGCCCGACGAGTACTGCTTCTGCAACCTGCGCGAGACCGACTTCGCTGACGACGGCTTCGACCTGTTCCTGCACGAGCTTCCGGACGGCTGGCTCGTTCGCGTCGGAACCCCGACCGGCCACAGGATAGTGGACAAGAACATCAAGCTCTTCGAGGAGGTCACCACCGAGGACATCTGCAACTTCCGCGAGTTCGAGAACAAACGCTCGAAGGCCTTCAAGTACCACGAGGACTGGAGCAACCTGCGCTATCTCCTCGAGCTCGAGATGGAGCACCCGATGTGGGACGAGCAGGCTGAGATATGCCTCGCCTGCGGCAACTGCAACACCACCTGCCCGACCTGCCGCTGCTACGAGGTGCAGGACATAGTCAGCCTCGACGGTGAAACCGGCTACCGCGAGAGGCGCTGGGACTCCTGCCAGCTCAGGAGCCACGGCCTCGTTGCAGGAAACCACAACTTCAGGCCGACCAAGAAAGACCGCTTCCGCAACAGGTACCTCTGTAAGAACTCCTACAACGAGAAGCTCGGCATAAGCTTCTGTGTCGGCTGCGGCAGGTGCACATACTTCTGCCCGGCGGGAATAAGCTTCGTGAAGAACCTGCGCACGATCATGGGACTTGAGGAGAAGACGTGCCCGGGAGAGGTAAGCGAGGAAATCCCGAAGAGGGGATTCGCCTACGCCTCGGAGATAAGGGGTGAGGACATATGA
- a CDS encoding SufD family Fe-S cluster assembly protein, translating into MSPHPDSVTIQEAKEIIAQEIENLARRNKEPEWMTRIRYRALEAFERAPHRDPIISEEELLKFIAKPEIAGVPENIESLDDLPPEMKALLDRLGISEVEQKYIAGLAVQTDTGVIYNEFLREWEKKGLIVLPMEDAVRRYPDVVKRHFLQMFRADESKLAAYHTAVWNGGIFLYLKEGLKVPFPLHLFFLIQESALAQAPHIIIIAEKNTEFHLIEGCTAPILLKHSLHLDMTEAYIGDGARAQLTVLQNWPEYVHTRPMTRARIGKGARFINTTVGLGTGRSNIANPKYWVDENGYVELNGIILGQNDWYVDLGGEMYLRGRGAAGINASKAVIMDESTVITRGVIKAEAPRTRGHISCDALLMSDSATMETYPGLVSRVDDAELSHEAAIGKIREEELFYLMSRGLSEEKATQLIVKGFLEPMLKDIPMEFLVEIRKIIELAVSGGM; encoded by the coding sequence ATGAGCCCCCATCCCGACTCCGTGACCATTCAGGAGGCCAAGGAGATCATAGCACAGGAGATAGAGAACCTCGCCAGGAGGAACAAAGAGCCGGAGTGGATGACGAGGATAAGGTACAGGGCTCTGGAGGCATTCGAGAGGGCCCCGCACAGGGACCCCATAATCAGCGAGGAGGAGCTGCTTAAGTTCATCGCCAAGCCGGAGATAGCGGGAGTTCCCGAGAACATCGAGAGTCTCGATGACCTGCCCCCGGAGATGAAGGCCCTCCTCGACAGACTGGGCATAAGTGAAGTTGAGCAGAAGTACATAGCCGGTCTGGCCGTTCAGACGGACACGGGTGTAATCTACAACGAGTTCCTCAGGGAGTGGGAGAAGAAGGGTCTTATCGTTCTGCCGATGGAGGATGCCGTCAGGAGGTACCCGGACGTTGTTAAGAGGCACTTCCTCCAGATGTTTCGGGCTGACGAGAGCAAGCTTGCCGCCTATCACACCGCGGTGTGGAACGGTGGGATATTCCTCTACCTCAAGGAGGGACTCAAGGTCCCGTTCCCGCTGCACCTGTTCTTCCTCATTCAGGAGAGCGCACTGGCCCAGGCGCCGCACATAATCATAATCGCCGAGAAGAACACGGAGTTCCATCTCATCGAGGGCTGTACCGCGCCGATTCTGCTCAAGCACTCCCTCCACCTCGACATGACAGAGGCATACATCGGCGACGGCGCCAGGGCCCAGCTGACCGTCCTCCAGAACTGGCCGGAGTACGTTCACACGAGGCCAATGACCAGGGCGAGAATCGGCAAAGGAGCGCGCTTCATCAACACCACCGTCGGCCTCGGAACGGGCAGGAGCAACATAGCCAACCCCAAGTACTGGGTGGACGAGAACGGCTACGTGGAGTTGAACGGCATAATCCTCGGCCAGAATGACTGGTACGTTGATCTTGGCGGCGAGATGTACCTTCGGGGCAGGGGCGCCGCGGGAATAAACGCCAGTAAGGCCGTCATAATGGACGAGAGCACGGTGATAACGAGGGGCGTCATAAAGGCGGAGGCACCAAGGACCAGGGGACACATAAGCTGCGACGCACTGCTGATGAGCGACAGTGCCACGATGGAGACATACCCCGGCCTTGTGAGCAGGGTCGATGATGCAGAGCTCAGCCACGAAGCGGCCATAGGCAAGATACGGGAGGAGGAGCTGTTCTACCTCATGAGCCGTGGCCTGAGCGAGGAGAAGGCGACCCAGCTTATAGTCAAGGGCTTCCTTGAACCCATGCTGAAGGACATCCCGATGGAGTTCCTCGTGGAGATAAGGAAGATAATAGAGCTGGCGGTCAGCGGTGGCATGTGA
- the hydG gene encoding NADPH-dependent hydrogenase/sulfhydrogenase 1 subunit gamma, protein MSEVVPREIMMPEENPYALHRAKVLKVYQLTETEKLFLFRFEDPELAEKWTFRPGQFVQLTIPGVGEVPISICSSAMRKGFFELCIRKAGRVTTVIHKLQPGDTVLVRGPYGNGFPVDDWEGMDLLLIAAGLGTAPLRSVFLYAMDNRWKYGNITFINTARYGKDLLFYKELEAMKDLAEAENVKIIQSVTRDPEWPGLHGRPQNFIVEANTNPKKTAIAICGPPRMYKSVFESLINYGYRPENIFVTLERKMKCGIGKCGHCNVGTSTSWKYICKDGPVFTYFDIVSTPGLLD, encoded by the coding sequence ATGAGCGAGGTAGTTCCAAGGGAGATTATGATGCCAGAGGAGAACCCCTACGCGCTCCACAGAGCGAAGGTTCTCAAGGTTTATCAGCTGACCGAGACCGAGAAGCTGTTCCTGTTCCGCTTCGAAGACCCCGAACTGGCCGAGAAGTGGACCTTCAGGCCCGGACAGTTCGTCCAGCTCACAATCCCCGGCGTTGGCGAGGTTCCGATAAGCATATGCTCCTCCGCGATGAGGAAGGGATTCTTCGAGCTGTGCATCAGGAAGGCCGGAAGGGTCACCACGGTCATCCACAAGCTCCAGCCCGGCGACACCGTCCTCGTTCGCGGCCCCTACGGAAACGGCTTCCCCGTTGACGACTGGGAGGGGATGGACCTGCTCCTTATAGCTGCGGGTCTCGGTACGGCTCCGCTCAGGAGCGTCTTCCTCTACGCCATGGACAACCGCTGGAAGTACGGCAACATAACCTTCATCAACACGGCCCGCTATGGAAAAGACCTGCTCTTCTACAAGGAGCTCGAGGCGATGAAGGACCTCGCCGAGGCCGAGAACGTCAAGATAATCCAGAGCGTCACCCGCGACCCGGAGTGGCCGGGACTGCACGGAAGGCCGCAGAACTTCATAGTTGAAGCCAACACCAACCCGAAGAAGACCGCCATAGCCATCTGCGGTCCGCCGAGGATGTACAAGTCGGTCTTTGAGTCCCTCATCAACTACGGTTACAGGCCTGAGAACATATTCGTCACGCTGGAGAGGAAGATGAAGTGCGGAATAGGAAAGTGCGGCCACTGCAACGTCGGAACGAGCACGAGCTGGAAGTACATCTGTAAGGACGGCCCGGTCTTCACGTACTTCGACATAGTATCAACGCCTGGCTTACTGGACTGA
- a CDS encoding molybdopterin oxidoreductase family protein — translation MRTIVTCFHCGIGCRMGVKKKHSRPHEINYLRDLDVPNGSGKLCSRGNLMFEPGVGNNRIKRPMRALEEGKFVEISWTDALREVGFQLSKYARDDPEMLGFIGGEIVSNESAYLFQKLARLLGTNNVDTTASLSHGVSIRAVLEMDAWGHWATFTDIDGADLIIVWGADLAGNYPVLLGRIARARERGARVILVDPVTGRTSKFADFHLRPLPGTDVFLALSIMNHLIKTDERFGAVLPEDVLRLVSRFPPSYGEELTGVQERVIDAVAQEILRSSRGIILWGSGVTMNENGASCVRTLITLTFISGMKFLPISRYGNSQGVLDMGLIPDLLPGYTPCGERGDFQKAWLVEGLNPNPGKSLAEMVDGGIDVFYILGADLTRHIPGALDTLRNAEFVILQDSFMTETAKFADIILPSALLYEEGGSTTNFERRVLWCGKAKRPPGEARGAVSILGEIGKAMNLPSFGYTFAEEVLREISLLIPEYPGPRKLVGTPEGVLLERPPGVKRRFAHVIPSRPPEGEILLIRGHSGRFMPGLLAGRMGETDTALISPEDASRLGVSSGDKIAIEVGDSRMVVRAKISNRTLKGVVVVHWDLVRAALSLGPLRNFLVSRACPCRIRRDEM, via the coding sequence ATGCGCACCATCGTCACGTGCTTTCACTGTGGCATTGGTTGCCGGATGGGGGTGAAGAAAAAACATTCACGTCCCCATGAGATAAATTATCTTCGAGATTTGGACGTCCCTAATGGCTCCGGCAAGCTCTGCTCGCGGGGAAATCTGATGTTCGAACCTGGCGTTGGGAATAACCGAATAAAACGCCCTATGAGGGCTTTGGAGGAAGGAAAGTTTGTTGAGATTAGCTGGACGGACGCCCTTCGTGAGGTTGGTTTTCAGTTATCTAAATACGCCCGCGATGACCCCGAGATGCTTGGTTTCATAGGTGGAGAGATCGTATCAAATGAGTCGGCGTATCTATTTCAGAAGCTTGCCAGGTTGCTTGGTACCAACAACGTCGATACAACCGCCTCCCTTTCCCATGGGGTTTCGATTAGGGCGGTTCTTGAAATGGACGCGTGGGGCCACTGGGCAACCTTTACGGATATCGACGGGGCAGACCTGATCATAGTCTGGGGAGCAGATCTGGCGGGAAATTACCCGGTACTGCTCGGGAGGATTGCCAGGGCAAGAGAGCGTGGGGCGAGGGTAATTCTCGTGGATCCTGTAACCGGGAGAACATCGAAATTTGCCGATTTCCACCTTCGGCCCCTGCCGGGTACGGACGTCTTCCTCGCGCTCTCCATTATGAACCACCTGATAAAAACCGACGAACGCTTCGGAGCAGTCCTTCCGGAGGACGTCCTAAGACTCGTATCGAGGTTCCCTCCGTCGTATGGAGAGGAGCTGACGGGGGTTCAGGAGAGGGTTATAGACGCCGTTGCACAGGAAATCCTCAGATCCTCTCGTGGAATCATTCTCTGGGGTTCAGGAGTTACAATGAATGAAAACGGTGCCTCCTGCGTAAGGACTCTAATCACGCTCACCTTCATTTCAGGAATGAAGTTTCTTCCCATCTCGAGGTACGGGAACTCCCAGGGTGTCCTCGACATGGGACTCATTCCCGACCTGCTCCCGGGTTATACCCCCTGCGGTGAAAGAGGGGATTTTCAGAAGGCATGGCTTGTTGAGGGTCTGAATCCTAACCCCGGGAAATCGCTTGCTGAAATGGTGGATGGTGGTATTGATGTGTTCTACATCCTCGGGGCGGATTTAACCCGCCATATCCCGGGTGCCCTCGATACCCTGAGGAACGCGGAATTCGTTATTCTGCAGGACTCGTTTATGACCGAGACGGCCAAGTTCGCCGATATAATCCTTCCAAGTGCTCTTCTCTATGAGGAAGGCGGCTCGACGACGAACTTCGAACGAAGGGTTCTGTGGTGTGGAAAAGCCAAAAGACCTCCCGGTGAAGCGCGGGGTGCGGTTTCGATTCTTGGGGAGATTGGAAAGGCCATGAACCTCCCAAGCTTCGGTTATACCTTTGCCGAAGAGGTGCTTAGGGAGATAAGCCTTCTTATTCCGGAATATCCTGGGCCGAGGAAGCTAGTGGGGACTCCAGAAGGTGTTTTACTCGAAAGGCCCCCAGGGGTAAAGCGAAGGTTTGCCCACGTAATTCCATCCAGGCCTCCGGAAGGGGAGATACTTCTCATTCGGGGGCATTCCGGTCGATTTATGCCGGGTTTACTGGCCGGGAGAATGGGGGAGACTGATACCGCCCTCATAAGCCCAGAGGATGCATCGCGCCTCGGCGTTTCAAGCGGCGACAAGATTGCGATTGAAGTCGGGGACAGCAGGATGGTTGTAAGGGCTAAAATCTCAAACCGCACGCTCAAGGGAGTCGTTGTGGTGCACTGGGACCTTGTGCGGGCCGCATTGTCGTTAGGGCCCCTTAGGAACTTTTTGGTATCCAGGGCCTGCCCCTGCAGGATTCGGAGGGATGAAATGTGA